The Populus trichocarpa isolate Nisqually-1 chromosome 2, P.trichocarpa_v4.1, whole genome shotgun sequence genome has a window encoding:
- the LOC7488594 gene encoding cysteine proteinase inhibitor B, giving the protein MARLVKSSAPLFVFLVLYTLLVSGVSGNGGGMVGGRAKVSDVKTNKEIQELGRFSVKEFNNHRSTYGKGGEVGELMLSEVVEAQTQVVSGVKYYLKIEATTQSEEKLMFDSVLVVKPWLRSKELLAFEPSIGLRV; this is encoded by the coding sequence ATGGCAAGACTTGTGAAGTCCTCAGCAcccttgtttgtttttctcgTTCTCTACACGCTTCTTGTGTCAGGAGTGAGTGGAAACGGCGGAGGGATGGTAGGCGGGAGAGCCAAGGTGAGTGATGTGAAGACTAACAAGGAGATTCAGGAGCTGGGAAGGTTCTCCGTGAAGGAGTTCAACAACCACAGGAGCACGTACGGGAAAGGTGGTGAGGTTGGAGAGCTGATGTTGTCTGAAGTGGTGGAGGCACAGACGCAGGTGGTTTCTGGGGTCAAGTATTATTTAAAGATTGAGGCAACCACACAGAGTGAAGAGAAGCTTATGTTTGATTCGGTGCTTGTGGTCAAGCCTTGGCTCCGATCCAAGGAGTTGCTTGCCTTTGAGCCTTCCATTGGACTGAGGGTTTAG